In Nomascus leucogenys isolate Asia chromosome 11, Asia_NLE_v1, whole genome shotgun sequence, the following proteins share a genomic window:
- the LOC105740534 gene encoding uncharacterized protein LOC105740534, which translates to MLPSKAFEFATMKSVHGIFGCGLALPPVFIAELLYLTRVCASDEQPFITALRPPPWPPPSALQFISLLVPIATCGLGGPPDTVSFGSPVTPELLPFWGTHICNTLVCPVHFLHLEFLSCSHISI; encoded by the coding sequence ATGCTGCCCTCCAAGGCTTTTGAATTTGCCACCATGAAGAGTGTGCATGGAATCTTCGGCTGTGGCCTTGCGTTGCCCCCTGTCTTCATAGCGGAGCTTCTTTATTTGACACGTGTGTGTGCCTCTGATGAGCAGCCCTTCATCACAGCTCTGCGGCCTCCTCCTTGGCCCCCACCTTCAGCTCTTCAGTTCATTTCCCTCCTTGTTCCCATTGCCACCTGCGGGCTTGGAGGGCCACCTGACACTGTCTCCTTTGGGTCCCCTGTGACTCCAGAGCTCCTCCCCTTCTGGGGCACCCACATCTGCAACACACTTGTTTGCCCAGTGCATTTTCTACACTTAGAGTTCCTCTCGTGCTCTCATATTTCCATTTAA